A window of Bacillota bacterium contains these coding sequences:
- a CDS encoding methyl-accepting chemotaxis protein, which yields MRRRQREAQKRAQAAERLASSTAELASGVQQAKAAAAALQKNMEGIGSAAVEASRAAEESLKNTEKIEATAKTAAKLAVESAERIAALQGQVRSASADIARLVDGINAAAETNFRSAEKVAELEKRSDEIGNVVQTVVGIADQTNLLALNAAIEAARAGKHGLGFAVVADEVRTLAETSAAAAREIRELVATIQQDVRVVAGDVQRIGQAAQEEVEKAKSVTADLATVERDMAQVAEGSREVQGQAEEAARAAAEMRAGAQQVASAAEQASVSTREAVASTSEQAKGLEDIAAAADDLAQMAEDLKGASAGARAADALASAAEELSATIQQANGAAQQINAAISGIASAAQEQSAATQQSLAGAEQIQRNAQRMAEATAESVRAVDELKGLLAKNRSEVEALIGGIQRAAEDNRKAAENIVVLQERARKIDKIVDAIVNVTIQTNLLALNGAIEAARAGKHGKGFAVVAGDVRALAKQSAEAADRIKDMVRAVQDQIAVVAKDIEAAGMAAAKQVEEAHKVSEALAAIADEMGTVRAGVGEIARSAQESLDAVTAATAAIRQIAKAAEEMARNTQEASSAAQEAAAGMQELARAVEEIAHLSEEMTQAA from the coding sequence TTGCGGAGACGGCAGAGAGAAGCGCAAAAGCGTGCTCAGGCTGCGGAGCGGCTGGCTTCCAGCACGGCGGAGTTGGCCAGCGGTGTGCAGCAGGCCAAGGCTGCGGCAGCGGCACTGCAGAAGAACATGGAAGGGATCGGGTCGGCGGCGGTTGAGGCTTCGCGCGCGGCGGAAGAGAGCCTGAAGAACACGGAGAAGATCGAGGCCACGGCCAAAACCGCCGCGAAGCTGGCAGTGGAGTCGGCCGAGCGCATAGCCGCGCTGCAGGGGCAGGTGAGGAGTGCGAGCGCGGACATTGCGCGTCTGGTGGACGGGATCAATGCGGCTGCGGAGACCAACTTCCGGTCCGCAGAAAAGGTCGCGGAACTGGAGAAGCGCTCGGATGAAATCGGTAACGTGGTTCAGACGGTGGTTGGTATAGCAGACCAGACCAACCTGCTAGCCCTGAACGCGGCCATAGAGGCAGCCCGGGCCGGCAAGCACGGGTTGGGCTTTGCCGTGGTTGCCGACGAAGTGAGGACCCTGGCGGAGACTTCGGCCGCCGCGGCCCGCGAGATCAGGGAGCTTGTGGCCACCATCCAGCAGGACGTGCGGGTGGTGGCGGGTGACGTGCAGCGGATCGGCCAGGCCGCGCAAGAGGAGGTTGAGAAGGCCAAGTCGGTGACCGCCGATCTGGCCACCGTCGAGCGTGACATGGCCCAGGTGGCCGAGGGCAGCCGGGAGGTCCAGGGGCAGGCCGAGGAGGCTGCCCGCGCGGCTGCGGAGATGCGTGCCGGGGCTCAGCAGGTGGCCTCCGCCGCCGAACAGGCGAGCGTGTCCACGCGGGAGGCTGTTGCTTCCACTTCTGAGCAGGCCAAGGGGCTGGAGGACATAGCTGCCGCGGCGGACGATCTGGCCCAGATGGCCGAGGACCTGAAGGGGGCGTCTGCCGGAGCGCGGGCAGCGGATGCTCTGGCCTCCGCGGCGGAAGAGCTTTCGGCCACCATCCAGCAGGCGAACGGGGCTGCCCAGCAGATAAACGCAGCCATTTCCGGAATTGCCTCCGCAGCCCAGGAGCAGTCGGCGGCCACCCAACAGTCGCTCGCGGGTGCGGAGCAGATACAGCGGAACGCGCAGAGGATGGCGGAGGCCACAGCCGAGTCCGTCCGGGCTGTGGACGAGTTGAAGGGACTGCTCGCGAAGAACAGGTCCGAGGTCGAGGCTTTGATCGGAGGCATCCAGCGTGCTGCGGAGGACAACCGCAAGGCCGCCGAAAACATAGTGGTGCTTCAGGAGCGGGCGCGGAAGATAGACAAGATCGTGGACGCCATCGTCAACGTGACCATTCAGACCAACCTGCTTGCGCTCAACGGTGCCATCGAGGCTGCCCGGGCGGGCAAGCACGGTAAGGGCTTCGCGGTGGTGGCGGGGGACGTGAGGGCGCTGGCCAAGCAATCCGCCGAGGCAGCGGACAGGATCAAGGACATGGTGCGGGCGGTCCAGGACCAGATCGCGGTTGTGGCCAAGGACATCGAGGCTGCAGGGATGGCTGCAGCCAAGCAGGTCGAAGAAGCGCACAAGGTCAGCGAGGCGCTGGCCGCCATTGCGGACGAGATGGGGACCGTGCGGGCCGGGGTGGGTGAGATCGCAAGGTCCGCGCAAGAATCCCTGGACGCCGTCACGGCCGCCACCGCAGCCATCCGCCAGATCGCGAAAGCGGCGGAAGAGATGGCCCGCAATACCCAGGAGGCCAGCTCGGCCGCCCAGGAGGCCGCCGCTGGAATGCAGGAGCTGGCCCGGGCGGTGGAAGAGATCGCCCATCTTTCCGAGGAGATGACTCAGGCTGCCTGA